Proteins encoded together in one Mycobacterium simiae window:
- the cei gene encoding envelope integrity protein Cei, with protein MVAQITEGTAFDKHGRPFRRRNPRPAIIVLVLLVVVTATAWTVALTRPAKVREAEVCNPPPQPTGSAAPAQLGEQMSRSAMADVTPAKLSDTKVRVLNASGRGGQAGDVAGAMKDLGFAQPTAANDPIYAGTRLTCQGQIRFGTAGQAAAAAVWLVAPCSELFNDNRADDSVDLAIGTEFTALAHNDDIDSVLASLRPGATGSPDPSLLQKIHASSC; from the coding sequence GTGGTCGCACAAATCACCGAGGGTACAGCCTTTGACAAGCACGGTCGGCCGTTTCGGCGCCGCAATCCCCGGCCGGCCATCATCGTGCTCGTTCTCCTCGTTGTGGTCACCGCTACCGCATGGACGGTGGCGCTCACGCGGCCCGCAAAAGTGCGTGAAGCCGAAGTGTGCAATCCACCGCCCCAGCCGACCGGCAGCGCGGCACCGGCCCAACTCGGCGAACAAATGTCGCGCAGCGCGATGGCCGACGTGACCCCCGCCAAACTCAGCGACACCAAGGTCCGGGTGCTCAACGCCAGCGGCCGCGGCGGGCAGGCCGGTGACGTCGCCGGGGCGATGAAGGACCTCGGCTTCGCGCAGCCCACCGCCGCCAACGACCCGATCTACGCCGGCACCCGGCTCACCTGTCAGGGCCAGATCCGGTTCGGCACGGCCGGACAGGCCGCCGCCGCCGCGGTCTGGCTGGTCGCTCCGTGCAGCGAGCTGTTCAACGACAACCGGGCCGACGACTCGGTCGATTTGGCCATCGGCACGGAGTTCACCGCGCTGGCCCACAACGACGACATCGACTCGGTGCTCGCGAGCCTGCGTCCGGGAGCGACCGGTTCCCCAGATCCCTCGCTACTGCAGAAGATTCACGCCAGCAGCTGCTGA
- a CDS encoding DUF7455 domain-containing protein, which yields MNATLTSPELTKHDRCDRCGAAARVRAKLPSGAELLFCQHHANEHEAKLVELAAVLEVSGS from the coding sequence GTGAATGCAACTCTGACAAGTCCCGAGCTGACTAAACATGACCGCTGCGACCGCTGCGGTGCAGCAGCTCGTGTGCGCGCCAAGCTGCCTTCTGGCGCCGAACTCCTCTTCTGCCAACACCACGCGAACGAGCACGAGGCAAAGCTGGTTGAGCTAGCCGCGGTGCTGGAGGTCAGCGGGAGCTAG
- a CDS encoding DUF952 domain-containing protein — translation MHICSVDEWCRARELGAIEPLSRGAGGDEAFIHLSAPEQVHLPANRLFHGRRDLVLLHVDPALLDAPVRWEQGVPTDPTAMLFPHLYGPLPVHAVKTVTVYLPGPDGSFAPLTGAADPT, via the coding sequence ATGCATATCTGTTCGGTCGACGAGTGGTGTCGCGCCCGCGAACTAGGTGCGATCGAACCCTTGTCGCGTGGTGCAGGCGGCGACGAGGCCTTCATCCACTTGTCGGCACCCGAGCAGGTCCACCTTCCGGCCAACCGGCTCTTCCACGGCCGCCGGGACCTAGTTCTGCTACACGTCGACCCCGCGTTGCTGGACGCTCCCGTGCGCTGGGAGCAAGGCGTGCCGACCGATCCCACTGCAATGCTGTTCCCGCATCTGTACGGACCACTGCCGGTGCATGCTGTGAAAACCGTCACCGTTTATCTGCCGGGGCCCGACGGGTCCTTCGCCCCACTGACCGGCGCCGCGGACCCGACCTAG
- a CDS encoding RNA polymerase sigma factor, giving the protein MAATKTSPATEEPVKRTATKAPAKRPAAKAANGTAPAKRTTKSAGRTTKSDDLDAGDDGIEAGAAKKARTAAKASSGRGTKAAGKGKDDENLDTVDDGIAEDLDGEPDLEGEPGEDLDIDTDLVLDDLEDEDVAADDADLEAGDEDTDDAEEGAVAAKPAAAKAPADDDEEIAEPSEKDKASGDFVWDEDESEALRQARKDAELTASADSVRAYLKQIGKVALLNAEEEVELAKRIEAGLYATQLMAELAERGDKLPAAQRRDMMWICRDGDRAKNHLLEANLRLVVSLAKRYTGRGMAFLDLIQEGNLGLIRAVEKFDYTKGYKFSTYATWWIRQAITRAMADQARTIRIPVHMVEVINKLGRIQRELLQDLGREPTPEELAKEMDITPEKVLEIQQYAREPISLDQTIGDEGDSQLGDFIEDSEAVVAVDAVSFTLLQDQLQSVLETLSEREAGVVRLRFGLTDGQPRTLDEIGQVYGVTRERIRQIESKTMSKLRHPSRSQVLRDYLD; this is encoded by the coding sequence GTGGCAGCGACTAAGACCAGCCCGGCAACCGAAGAGCCGGTGAAGCGCACCGCCACGAAAGCTCCCGCCAAGCGGCCGGCGGCAAAAGCCGCCAACGGCACCGCACCAGCGAAGCGCACCACGAAGTCGGCAGGCCGGACCACCAAGTCCGATGACCTCGACGCCGGCGACGACGGCATCGAGGCCGGCGCCGCGAAGAAGGCCCGGACCGCCGCCAAGGCATCCTCCGGCCGCGGTACCAAGGCCGCCGGTAAGGGCAAGGACGACGAGAATCTAGACACCGTCGACGACGGCATCGCCGAGGACTTGGACGGCGAGCCCGATCTCGAAGGTGAGCCCGGTGAGGATCTCGACATCGACACTGACCTCGTTCTCGACGACCTCGAAGACGAAGACGTCGCCGCCGACGACGCCGACCTCGAAGCGGGCGACGAGGACACCGACGACGCCGAGGAAGGCGCCGTTGCGGCGAAGCCAGCGGCGGCCAAGGCGCCCGCTGATGACGACGAGGAGATCGCCGAGCCGTCCGAAAAGGACAAAGCATCCGGCGATTTCGTGTGGGACGAAGACGAATCCGAAGCGCTGCGCCAGGCCCGCAAGGATGCCGAACTCACCGCGTCGGCGGACTCGGTTCGCGCGTACCTCAAGCAGATCGGCAAGGTGGCACTGCTCAACGCCGAGGAAGAGGTCGAGCTGGCCAAGCGGATCGAGGCCGGCCTGTACGCCACCCAACTGATGGCCGAGCTGGCCGAGCGCGGGGACAAGCTACCCGCGGCCCAGCGGCGCGACATGATGTGGATCTGCCGCGACGGCGACCGGGCCAAAAACCATCTGCTGGAGGCCAACCTGCGGCTGGTGGTGTCGCTGGCCAAGCGCTACACCGGTCGCGGCATGGCCTTCCTGGACCTGATCCAGGAAGGGAACCTGGGCCTGATCCGTGCGGTCGAGAAGTTCGACTACACCAAGGGCTACAAGTTCTCCACCTATGCCACGTGGTGGATTCGTCAGGCGATCACCCGCGCGATGGCCGACCAAGCGCGCACCATCCGGATCCCGGTGCACATGGTCGAGGTGATCAACAAGCTGGGCCGCATTCAGCGCGAGCTGCTGCAGGATCTGGGCCGCGAGCCCACCCCTGAGGAGCTGGCCAAGGAAATGGACATCACGCCGGAGAAGGTGCTGGAGATCCAGCAGTACGCCCGCGAGCCGATCTCGCTGGACCAGACCATCGGCGATGAGGGCGACAGCCAGCTCGGTGACTTCATCGAGGATTCCGAGGCCGTGGTGGCGGTGGATGCCGTGTCCTTCACGTTGCTGCAGGACCAGCTGCAGTCGGTGCTCGAGACGCTCTCGGAGCGCGAAGCCGGCGTGGTACGGCTGCGCTTCGGCCTCACCGACGGCCAGCCTCGCACCCTCGACGAGATCGGCCAGGTGTACGGCGTGACCCGGGAACGCATCCGACAGATCGAGTCCAAGACGATGTCGAAGTTGCGCCACCCCAGCCGCTCTCAGGTACTGCGCGACTACCTGGACTAG
- the ppgK gene encoding polyphosphate--glucose phosphotransferase — protein MTSTDSATDTPVPEAAAGPPQRRGFGIDVGGSGIKGGIVDLDTGMLIGDRVKLPTPQPATPSAVAKTIAMVVREFGWTGPLGVTYPGVVTNGIVQTAANVDQQWIGTNARDVITANLDGQEVTVLNDADAAGLAEERYGAGKNNSGLVVLLTFGTGIGSALIHNGKLIPNTEFGHLEVGGKEAEKRAASSVKEKNEWSYRRWTKEVTKVLIAIENAIWPDLFIAGGGISRKADQWVPLLANRTPVVPAALLNTAGIVGAAMAATADVTH, from the coding sequence ATGACCAGCACCGACTCGGCCACGGACACGCCCGTACCCGAGGCGGCCGCCGGGCCGCCGCAGCGCCGCGGATTCGGTATCGACGTCGGCGGCAGCGGAATCAAAGGCGGAATCGTCGATCTGGACACCGGAATGCTGATCGGCGACCGGGTCAAACTGCCGACTCCGCAACCGGCCACCCCGTCGGCCGTCGCCAAGACCATCGCCATGGTCGTGCGCGAATTCGGCTGGACCGGCCCGCTCGGGGTGACCTACCCCGGCGTTGTCACCAACGGCATCGTGCAGACCGCCGCCAACGTGGACCAGCAATGGATCGGCACCAACGCCCGCGATGTGATTACCGCGAACCTGGACGGCCAGGAGGTCACCGTCCTCAACGACGCCGACGCCGCCGGACTCGCCGAGGAACGCTACGGCGCCGGTAAGAACAACTCCGGCCTGGTAGTGCTGCTCACCTTCGGAACCGGAATCGGATCGGCCCTGATCCACAACGGGAAGCTGATTCCCAACACCGAATTCGGGCACCTGGAAGTCGGCGGCAAAGAGGCCGAGAAGCGCGCGGCGTCGTCGGTCAAAGAAAAGAACGAATGGAGCTACCGGCGCTGGACCAAAGAGGTGACCAAGGTGCTGATCGCAATCGAGAATGCGATTTGGCCGGACCTGTTCATCGCGGGCGGCGGAATCAGCCGAAAGGCCGATCAGTGGGTGCCGCTGCTGGCAAACCGGACCCCGGTGGTGCCGGCGGCGCTACTCAATACCGCGGGAATCGTCGGCGCAGCGATGGCCGCGACGGCCGACGTAACGCACTGA
- a CDS encoding DUF4193 domain-containing protein — protein sequence MPTDYDAPRRTETDDVSEDSLEELKARRNEAASAVVDVDESESAENFELPGADLSGEELSVRVIPKQADEFTCSSCFLVQHRSRLASEKNGVMICTDCAA from the coding sequence ATGCCTACCGACTATGACGCTCCACGGCGTACCGAGACCGACGATGTTTCGGAGGACTCGCTCGAGGAGCTCAAGGCACGGCGGAACGAAGCCGCGTCGGCTGTCGTCGACGTGGACGAATCCGAATCCGCCGAGAATTTCGAACTGCCTGGCGCCGACCTGTCCGGGGAAGAGCTGTCTGTTCGGGTCATTCCGAAACAAGCCGACGAGTTCACCTGCTCCAGCTGCTTTTTGGTGCAACACCGGAGCCGGCTCGCCAGCGAGAAGAACGGCGTGATGATCTGCACCGACTGCGCGGCCTGA
- a CDS encoding DUF3093 domain-containing protein: MSSTRIAPHNVRYRERLWVPWWWWPPAFALATLIAVEVNLGVSALPDWLPFVLLYVVAAGALLWLGRVEIRVTADEDGTAQLWAGDAHLPVTVISRSAEIAPTAKSAALGRQLDPAAYVVHRAWVAPLILLVLDDPDDPTPYWLVSCRHPDRVLSALTGP, from the coding sequence GTGTCCAGTACGCGCATCGCGCCGCACAACGTGCGATATCGCGAACGGCTGTGGGTGCCCTGGTGGTGGTGGCCGCCCGCCTTCGCGCTGGCAACACTGATCGCCGTCGAGGTCAATCTCGGCGTCAGTGCCCTCCCCGACTGGTTGCCGTTCGTGCTGCTGTACGTCGTGGCAGCCGGGGCGCTGCTGTGGCTGGGCCGCGTCGAAATCCGCGTCACCGCCGACGAAGACGGTACGGCCCAGCTGTGGGCCGGCGACGCCCACCTGCCGGTCACCGTGATCTCCCGATCCGCGGAGATAGCGCCGACGGCCAAGTCGGCGGCATTAGGACGTCAACTCGATCCCGCGGCTTACGTCGTCCATCGGGCATGGGTGGCACCGTTGATTCTGCTTGTCCTCGACGACCCCGACGATCCCACGCCGTACTGGTTGGTGAGCTGCCGGCACCCCGATCGGGTGCTGTCGGCCCTGACAGGCCCCTGA
- a CDS encoding inositol monophosphatase family protein, producing MTRPEDQAAPLRSVAETLAVEAAQFVLSRRAEVFGADAGRAGDPAVRSKSTPTDPVTVVDTETERLLRARLAELRPGDPVLGEEGGGPAEGSTEAVTWVLDPIDGTVNFVYGIPAYSVSVAAQRNGVSVAGAVADVAGGRVYSAAQGLGAHVRDGRGTHALRCSAVDKLSMALLGTGFGYSPARRAKQAGLLAAILPVVRDVRRIGSAALDLCMVAAGRLDAYYEHGLQVWDCAAGGLIAAEAGARVVVPPPDGAAPGSAAALVLAAAPGIFDELLAALQRYGGLAPIED from the coding sequence GTGACGCGACCCGAGGACCAAGCGGCGCCGCTGCGCTCGGTAGCCGAAACGCTGGCCGTCGAAGCCGCCCAATTCGTGCTGTCCCGGCGGGCCGAGGTGTTCGGTGCGGATGCGGGCCGGGCCGGCGATCCGGCGGTGCGCTCCAAGAGCACGCCGACCGACCCGGTCACCGTGGTTGACACCGAGACCGAACGGCTGCTGCGCGCTCGGCTGGCCGAATTGCGCCCTGGTGACCCGGTTCTCGGCGAAGAGGGCGGCGGGCCGGCCGAGGGCAGCACCGAGGCGGTCACCTGGGTGCTCGACCCGATCGACGGCACGGTGAATTTCGTCTACGGCATCCCCGCCTACTCGGTGTCGGTCGCCGCGCAGCGCAACGGCGTCTCGGTGGCGGGCGCGGTCGCCGACGTCGCTGGGGGCCGCGTCTATTCGGCCGCCCAGGGTCTGGGTGCGCACGTTCGGGACGGGCGGGGCACGCATGCGCTGCGCTGCTCCGCCGTCGACAAGTTGTCAATGGCCTTGCTGGGCACCGGGTTTGGGTATTCGCCTGCGCGGCGTGCCAAGCAGGCGGGCCTGTTGGCGGCGATACTGCCGGTGGTTCGCGACGTGCGCCGCATCGGTTCGGCGGCGCTGGACTTGTGCATGGTCGCGGCGGGCCGGCTGGACGCCTACTACGAGCACGGGTTGCAGGTGTGGGACTGTGCGGCGGGCGGGCTGATCGCCGCGGAGGCCGGGGCGCGGGTGGTGGTGCCACCGCCCGACGGGGCGGCGCCCGGATCGGCGGCCGCGCTGGTGCTCGCCGCCGCGCCCGGAATTTTCGACGAGCTGCTGGCGGCCTTGCAGCGCTACGGCGGGCTGGCTCCGATCGAAGACTGA
- a CDS encoding RidA family protein, with amino-acid sequence MSSRRVKISSGSEFEALVGYSRAVRTGNNVAVSGTTAAGGNIAEQTRNVLQRIQKALQEAGADLSDVIRTRIFVTDISQWREVGVVHQEFFGAVRPAATMVEVAALIEPDFLVEIEADAYVEESTG; translated from the coding sequence ATGTCGTCGCGGCGGGTGAAGATCTCGTCGGGCTCGGAGTTCGAGGCGCTGGTCGGCTATTCGCGCGCGGTGCGCACCGGAAACAACGTTGCGGTGTCGGGCACCACGGCCGCTGGCGGCAACATCGCCGAGCAGACCCGAAATGTGTTGCAGCGCATACAAAAAGCGCTGCAGGAGGCGGGTGCCGACCTGTCCGATGTGATCCGTACTCGGATCTTCGTCACGGACATCTCGCAGTGGCGGGAGGTCGGTGTTGTGCACCAAGAGTTCTTCGGGGCGGTCCGCCCGGCGGCCACCATGGTCGAGGTCGCGGCGCTCATCGAACCGGATTTTCTGGTTGAGATCGAAGCTGACGCCTACGTCGAAGAGTCAACTGGCTGA